One region of Syntrophobacter fumaroxidans MPOB genomic DNA includes:
- a CDS encoding penicillin-binding protein activator gives MKRISRYSRILLLVVTVAFLAGCPGSQQPAEQAPSRPSLTGTTPPDAEKMVQQAEQARKSGNIPKAISLWEKVIQKYPGHAVAARGFSVVGNLYLAQGQPDRALQYFDYLLYTYPNWDGIGQARLDRLRALAAAGKKKQAMKEAVPLWETSTSQPDLQVGLASFMAGLYGAEGDIETGWDWAGSGFPAASTPEQKKTLTRATVDLLKNADEGQVKRLYKKTPSDFMKVFLDFRMAQLEMQKGRQDPARARLKELLARNGTHPLVPEIQAAIRGTRPEGAEYAVNADRIGVLIPLNGSFARYGDMVLKGLTLANSDWSERYPGQQVSLVVKDAQADAAVTTRSFEEMVKKDGVLAVIGPLGAQAAKEVAPLADRYGVPVLTMTQKDDEGAASSFVIHIFLDSREIVRSVVKHCRDKLGHTRFAALYPDDRYGQKLAKIFSEVVPELGGQVMASVSYKEKTTDFKESLQKLITIAKKNQPPTGVETTPFDALFIPDQVQSVSLIAPQLPYNNVVGATLLGTNLWSEAPLVQAGGVYIEHALFATAYYPENPSSRAKDFRERFQEKFGAPPSYLEAQAYDALMLVLQARSALRSTGIDRASLLQTIMTAKGFEGIAGKYSFSPMGGLQRNYLLLQVQDGKLVQIAP, from the coding sequence ATGAAACGGATTAGCAGATACTCCCGGATTTTGCTGCTGGTGGTAACGGTTGCATTCCTTGCCGGATGTCCCGGTTCCCAGCAACCTGCCGAACAGGCTCCGAGTCGCCCGTCTCTCACCGGGACGACGCCTCCGGACGCCGAAAAGATGGTCCAGCAGGCCGAGCAGGCGCGCAAAAGCGGAAATATTCCCAAAGCCATATCCCTCTGGGAAAAGGTCATCCAGAAATATCCCGGCCATGCCGTCGCGGCACGGGGATTTTCCGTGGTCGGCAACCTTTACCTGGCCCAGGGACAACCGGATCGCGCCCTGCAGTATTTCGACTACCTGCTTTACACCTATCCCAACTGGGACGGAATCGGCCAGGCACGGCTGGATCGACTCCGCGCGCTTGCCGCCGCCGGCAAGAAGAAACAGGCCATGAAGGAAGCGGTGCCGCTGTGGGAGACTTCGACGTCCCAACCTGATTTGCAGGTGGGCCTTGCGTCCTTCATGGCCGGGCTCTACGGCGCCGAAGGGGATATCGAGACGGGCTGGGACTGGGCCGGTTCGGGCTTCCCGGCGGCCTCAACCCCGGAGCAGAAGAAAACGCTCACCCGGGCCACCGTCGATTTGCTGAAAAATGCGGACGAGGGGCAGGTGAAGAGGCTGTATAAAAAGACTCCTTCGGATTTCATGAAGGTCTTTCTGGATTTTCGGATGGCCCAGCTGGAAATGCAGAAAGGGCGCCAGGACCCGGCGCGAGCCCGCCTTAAGGAGCTTCTCGCCCGGAACGGGACTCACCCGCTGGTCCCGGAGATACAGGCGGCCATCCGCGGCACCCGCCCGGAAGGGGCTGAATATGCCGTCAATGCCGATCGCATCGGAGTGCTCATTCCACTCAACGGTTCATTTGCCAGGTACGGCGACATGGTGCTCAAAGGCCTGACGCTCGCGAATTCGGACTGGAGCGAGCGATACCCGGGCCAGCAGGTGTCGCTCGTGGTCAAGGACGCCCAGGCCGATGCAGCCGTCACCACCCGGTCTTTCGAGGAAATGGTGAAAAAGGACGGCGTCCTTGCCGTGATCGGTCCCCTTGGGGCGCAGGCGGCCAAAGAGGTGGCGCCGCTCGCGGACCGCTACGGGGTGCCCGTCCTGACCATGACGCAAAAGGATGACGAGGGCGCGGCGAGTTCCTTCGTCATTCACATCTTCCTGGACAGTCGCGAGATCGTGCGATCCGTCGTAAAGCACTGCCGCGACAAACTCGGTCACACCCGTTTCGCGGCGCTCTATCCGGACGACCGCTACGGGCAGAAGCTGGCGAAGATTTTCTCCGAAGTCGTTCCGGAACTGGGCGGCCAGGTTATGGCCAGTGTTTCCTACAAGGAAAAAACGACGGATTTCAAGGAGTCGCTGCAAAAGCTCATCACCATCGCCAAGAAGAACCAGCCCCCGACCGGCGTCGAAACCACGCCGTTCGATGCGCTGTTCATTCCCGACCAGGTGCAGTCGGTATCGCTCATCGCCCCCCAACTCCCATACAACAACGTGGTGGGCGCCACTCTGCTCGGGACCAACCTGTGGAGCGAAGCACCGCTCGTGCAGGCCGGCGGGGTCTACATCGAGCATGCGCTGTTCGCCACGGCCTACTACCCCGAAAACCCGAGCTCCCGGGCGAAGGACTTCCGCGAGCGATTTCAGGAGAAATTCGGGGCGCCGCCATCCTACCTGGAAGCCCAGGCCTACGACGCGCTCATGCTGGTGCTGCAGGCCCGCAGCGCTTTGCGATCGACCGGGATCGACCGCGCATCCCTCCTGCAGACCATCATGACGGCAAAGGGCTTCGAGGGGATCGCGGGGAAGTACTCCTTCTCCCCGATGGGAGGCTTGCAGCGGAACTATTTGCTCCTCCAGGTGCAGGACGGAAAGCTTGTGCAGATTGCTCCATGA
- a CDS encoding FmdB family zinc ribbon protein — MPIYEYECLKCGKTSEAMQKFSDPPLTECCECRGQLRKLISMSTFHLKGSGWYTTDYAGKNQSTSAPRSSETASSGSAEKKTDSSSTASE, encoded by the coding sequence ATGCCGATCTATGAATACGAATGTTTGAAGTGTGGAAAAACTTCGGAAGCCATGCAGAAATTCTCCGACCCCCCGCTTACCGAGTGCTGCGAATGCAGGGGGCAATTGCGCAAGCTCATCTCCATGAGCACTTTCCACCTCAAGGGTTCGGGTTGGTATACCACCGATTACGCCGGGAAGAACCAGAGCACGAGTGCGCCTCGGAGCAGCGAAACCGCGTCGTCGGGCAGCGCCGAGAAGAAAACCGATTCTTCTTCGACCGCCTCGGAATAG
- the cobO gene encoding cob(I)yrinic acid a,c-diamide adenosyltransferase codes for MDTNGLFMVFTGNGKGKTTAALGMALRAAGHGLSVLILQFLKGSWKYGELEALKRFDTVTIRTLGSGFTWTKENLDEDRRLAREGWELASSEIRGGGYDIVILDEINVVLSYGLLSSEEVLGAVSDRPARLHVVATGRNAPEELIRAADLVTEMREVKHPFRDRGVKAQKGIEF; via the coding sequence ATGGACACTAATGGACTGTTCATGGTCTTCACCGGAAACGGGAAGGGCAAGACCACGGCGGCCCTGGGAATGGCCTTGCGGGCCGCTGGCCACGGCCTGAGCGTGTTGATCCTCCAGTTTCTCAAAGGGTCCTGGAAGTACGGCGAACTGGAAGCGCTCAAACGATTCGATACAGTGACCATCCGAACGCTGGGTTCGGGATTCACCTGGACCAAGGAAAACCTCGACGAAGACAGGCGCCTGGCCCGAGAGGGATGGGAACTGGCTTCATCCGAGATCCGCGGGGGCGGCTACGATATCGTTATCCTCGACGAAATCAATGTGGTGCTCTCCTACGGGCTGCTATCCTCCGAGGAGGTACTGGGAGCGGTGTCCGACCGTCCCGCAAGACTCCACGTGGTCGCTACCGGCCGGAACGCTCCCGAGGAGCTCATCCGCGCGGCCGACCTGGTCACCGAAATGCGCGAGGTGAAGCACCCCTTTCGCGATCGGGGAGTGAAGGCTCAGAAAGGGATCGAGTTCTAG
- a CDS encoding uracil-DNA glycosylase yields the protein MARRDKERSLHALYDAIRRDAFYRKENMGDVFVPGDGSMEDGVIVLIGEAPGRDEEREGKPFVGAAGRNLNALLLENGLAREDLFITNLLKYRPRTSTGANRSPAAAECRYALPFLERELDILRPGLAVCLGLSPAKALLNDPHLKMGRANGALFRGAGLNILVTYHPSPFNFMVPEKSSALRRAFRQVAVRPE from the coding sequence ATGGCCCGCCGGGACAAGGAAAGAAGCCTTCACGCATTGTACGATGCAATCCGCCGGGATGCGTTCTACCGGAAAGAGAACATGGGCGATGTTTTCGTCCCGGGCGACGGGTCGATGGAGGACGGCGTCATCGTGTTGATCGGGGAGGCCCCCGGACGCGATGAGGAAAGAGAAGGCAAACCCTTCGTGGGAGCGGCCGGCCGGAACCTGAACGCGCTTTTGCTTGAAAACGGGCTCGCGCGCGAAGATCTCTTCATCACCAACCTGTTGAAGTACCGCCCCCGCACTTCCACGGGAGCCAACCGCAGCCCCGCGGCCGCGGAATGTCGATATGCCCTTCCCTTTCTGGAAAGAGAGCTGGACATTCTGCGGCCGGGACTCGCGGTGTGCCTGGGACTGTCACCGGCAAAAGCTCTCCTGAACGACCCGCACCTCAAGATGGGACGGGCCAATGGCGCCTTGTTCCGCGGAGCCGGGCTGAATATCCTTGTCACGTATCATCCCTCGCCGTTCAATTTCATGGTTCCGGAAAAGAGCAGCGCACTTCGAAGGGCCTTCCGGCAAGTTGCCGTCCGGCCCGAATGA
- a CDS encoding serine/threonine-protein kinase — MKESEIRERVREYSRFPVRGKLRIVTDTTEFMTIREGDVLELGETYYLVRGEEVEGRFGLDGEPKFWVKKAVDLANGRSKVIKLEFHESFTMHLGVLRIMCYRSPPKEARILEKTASDPYFMQGFNVGDSKGNIVRIIDRVFGSRFYDFILDMTVDHETYFRQQFPDVFRNLVTCVEAVNRLHEMDELHGDIRNDHIIIERETGRYVWIDFDYTYEWYENRFGVDLFGLGNVLLLALGKGFHSVPDLSACGPAGMNVVSCLTGSDFSLFFKHRIINLQKLFPYIPDSLMHVLMHFSQGAEIFYETTDELLEDLRACEADVYR; from the coding sequence ATGAAAGAGTCCGAAATTCGGGAAAGGGTAAGGGAATACTCGAGATTTCCCGTGCGCGGCAAACTCAGGATCGTCACCGACACCACGGAATTCATGACCATCCGGGAGGGAGACGTCCTCGAGCTGGGCGAAACGTACTACCTGGTGCGGGGAGAAGAGGTCGAAGGGCGGTTCGGCCTGGACGGGGAGCCGAAGTTCTGGGTGAAAAAGGCCGTCGACCTCGCCAACGGCAGATCCAAGGTGATCAAGCTGGAATTCCATGAATCCTTCACGATGCACCTGGGTGTCCTTCGCATCATGTGCTACCGGAGTCCTCCGAAGGAAGCCCGGATTCTTGAAAAGACCGCTTCCGATCCGTACTTTATGCAAGGATTCAACGTAGGCGACAGCAAGGGGAACATCGTCCGGATCATCGACCGGGTGTTCGGATCGCGGTTCTACGACTTCATTCTCGACATGACCGTCGATCACGAGACCTATTTCCGGCAACAGTTTCCCGATGTCTTCAGGAATCTCGTCACCTGCGTGGAAGCGGTGAACAGGCTCCACGAGATGGACGAGCTCCATGGGGACATACGCAACGATCACATCATCATCGAACGGGAGACGGGCCGATACGTCTGGATCGATTTCGACTACACGTACGAATGGTACGAGAATCGATTCGGCGTTGACCTGTTCGGCCTGGGCAACGTGCTTCTGCTCGCGCTCGGCAAAGGGTTTCACAGTGTCCCGGACCTCAGCGCCTGCGGTCCTGCGGGCATGAATGTCGTTTCATGCCTGACCGGTTCCGATTTCTCACTCTTTTTCAAGCACCGGATCATCAATCTCCAGAAGCTTTTCCCGTACATACCGGATTCTCTCATGCACGTCCTGATGCATTTCAGCCAGGGAGCGGAAATCTTCTACGAAACGACCGACGAATTGCTGGAAGATCTGAGGGCGTGCGAAGCCGACGTCTACCGATGA
- a CDS encoding universal stress protein has product MENKVLVAVDLSEDSLKAVDYLGGMLSCHSSATVTLLHVIKEPSPDIVPDERERKARIERARSEGLSLMEKAGQRLARHGIPESLIRIKVQVCHKAVSVADMILHEQRSGAYGTIVIGRRGLSKREQFLFGSVSTKVAREAKNCAVWIVG; this is encoded by the coding sequence ATGGAGAACAAAGTTCTGGTTGCGGTGGATCTGTCCGAAGACTCGCTCAAGGCGGTCGATTACCTGGGCGGGATGCTTTCCTGTCACAGTTCCGCCACGGTCACGCTGCTGCATGTCATCAAGGAACCCTCACCCGACATCGTGCCGGATGAAAGAGAAAGGAAAGCGCGGATCGAGCGCGCCCGCTCGGAAGGCCTCTCCCTCATGGAGAAGGCGGGGCAGCGTCTTGCCCGGCACGGAATCCCGGAATCCCTCATCAGGATCAAGGTCCAGGTCTGTCACAAGGCGGTGAGCGTAGCCGACATGATCCTCCATGAACAGCGTTCGGGCGCCTATGGCACAATCGTGATCGGCAGAAGGGGACTCAGCAAGCGGGAGCAGTTCCTCTTCGGCTCCGTTTCCACCAAGGTGGCCAGAGAAGCAAAGAACTGCGCGGTGTGGATCGTGGGATAG
- a CDS encoding lytic transglycosylase domain-containing protein has product MAPDSRLWRHQLGEALTGFRRILPKAAVPFCLILVLVSSNIEAKAEATRDSWSVVSAQLAVHEKPAQGDTLMLASLPPTSNLFNSSPAGRWSSRIQIPINDQPLIQKFVRFYQEQGRRTFKESLERSRFYVPIMTEILECHGVPPEMISVVMVESAFQRNASHKGAGGYWQLLAPTARAMGLRVDGWVDERRDPIKSTRAAAKYLRSFYEQFDSWTLALAAYNAGGGSVQSALRRSRANDFWELSKRGRLPSLTRHYVPKVLAAMHIMQNLEKHGFKSPGQFSNYDYESIWVQAPLKLEQVAQWIDVPMTQLQELNPSLRLDTLPPDSGYALRLPSGGRDKFDIAFEDHFRK; this is encoded by the coding sequence ATGGCGCCTGATTCCAGACTCTGGAGGCACCAGCTGGGGGAAGCTCTAACAGGTTTTCGGCGTATCTTGCCGAAGGCCGCCGTCCCGTTTTGTCTGATTCTCGTGCTTGTTTCCTCGAACATCGAGGCAAAGGCGGAAGCAACCCGGGACTCCTGGAGCGTGGTATCCGCCCAATTGGCGGTGCATGAAAAACCCGCTCAGGGAGACACCCTGATGCTCGCGTCGTTGCCCCCCACATCGAATTTATTCAATTCTTCCCCTGCTGGACGATGGAGTAGCAGAATCCAGATACCCATCAATGATCAACCCCTAATCCAAAAATTTGTCCGTTTCTATCAGGAGCAGGGTCGGAGAACGTTCAAGGAATCCCTGGAACGTTCACGATTCTATGTTCCCATCATGACCGAAATTCTGGAGTGTCATGGTGTTCCCCCTGAAATGATTTCCGTCGTCATGGTGGAAAGCGCGTTTCAGAGGAATGCATCACACAAGGGAGCGGGCGGTTATTGGCAACTGTTGGCACCGACAGCCCGGGCAATGGGATTGCGGGTGGACGGCTGGGTCGACGAGAGACGAGACCCGATCAAGTCCACGAGGGCTGCTGCCAAGTACTTGCGCTCATTCTATGAGCAATTCGATTCTTGGACGTTGGCACTGGCCGCCTATAATGCGGGCGGCGGTTCCGTCCAGAGCGCGCTTAGGAGAAGCCGCGCAAACGATTTCTGGGAGCTTTCCAAACGCGGGAGATTGCCTTCGCTCACAAGGCACTATGTCCCGAAGGTGTTGGCGGCGATGCACATCATGCAGAACCTGGAAAAACACGGGTTCAAGAGCCCGGGTCAGTTTTCGAATTACGACTATGAATCCATATGGGTGCAGGCACCTCTCAAGCTCGAGCAGGTGGCCCAGTGGATCGATGTTCCGATGACCCAACTTCAGGAGCTCAACCCTTCGCTGCGTTTGGATACGTTGCCTCCCGATTCCGGCTATGCCCTGCGTTTGCCTTCCGGAGGCAGGGACAAGTTCGATATAGCCTTCGAAGACCATTTCCGGAAGTGA
- the fusA gene encoding elongation factor G, which produces MAVPQLKSFRNIGIIAHIDAGKTTVTERILFYTGRSHRMGEVHDGTAVMDWMEQEQERGITITSAVTTCQWNRHELHLIDTPGHVDFTIEVERSLRVLDGAIAVFCGVGGVEPQSETVWHQADRYHVPKIAFVNKLDRLGADLDQVVEQIERKFKTIPLVLQLPAGRESDFRGVVDLIGMRQIVFHDETLGERYEYVDIEASLRDRALEARDRLVAKVAEFDDHLMERYLEGMEISAADLVPAIRKLTLDLKAVPVLCGSALKNKGIQPLLDAIVDFLPSPLDVPPIEGRAPVTHAVERRSSSETEPFAALAFKIQMDQGRKLTYARIYSGRLQVGDDVLNVSKGTREKVSRIFQMHANKRDRLEKTGAGNIVVLMGLKSAGTGDSLCDPAHPVLLEPVNVYEPVISIAVEAQSRADQEKLLDSLAKLSEEDPTFRFQENPDTGQTIISGMGELHLEIVLTRLDRDFNVEVNAGKPQVVYRETISREAEAQAVFDREIGGVRHYGVVDIHLAPRRRGQGNTTLVKVRDASIPEVFFPAMEQGVQDALSSGPQLGYPVVDVEAVIFGGAFQDGVSSELAFRVAASMAFKKACEQASPTLLEPFMAVEILVPEEFLGEVLGDINLRRGRVENISIRKAIQVVQAVVPLSRMFGYSTALRSATQGRATFTMHFSHYDVASQG; this is translated from the coding sequence ATGGCGGTACCGCAGCTCAAATCCTTTCGCAACATCGGCATCATCGCACACATCGATGCCGGCAAGACCACCGTGACGGAACGGATCCTCTTTTACACGGGTCGATCGCACAGGATGGGAGAAGTGCACGACGGCACGGCCGTGATGGACTGGATGGAGCAGGAGCAGGAGCGCGGGATCACCATCACTTCGGCCGTGACGACGTGTCAGTGGAACCGCCACGAACTCCACCTGATCGACACTCCCGGCCACGTGGACTTCACCATCGAAGTAGAGCGGTCCCTGCGCGTCCTGGACGGAGCCATTGCGGTGTTTTGCGGTGTGGGAGGGGTTGAGCCCCAGTCGGAGACGGTGTGGCATCAGGCCGACCGGTATCACGTCCCGAAGATCGCCTTTGTCAATAAACTGGACCGGCTGGGTGCCGACCTGGATCAGGTCGTCGAGCAGATTGAGCGCAAGTTCAAGACCATCCCCCTGGTTTTGCAGCTTCCCGCGGGCCGGGAATCCGATTTTCGCGGGGTTGTCGATCTCATCGGCATGCGGCAGATCGTTTTCCACGACGAGACGCTGGGAGAGCGATACGAATACGTGGATATCGAGGCCTCGTTGCGGGACAGAGCGCTCGAAGCGCGTGACCGTCTGGTTGCGAAGGTGGCCGAATTCGACGATCACCTCATGGAACGATACCTGGAAGGCATGGAAATTTCGGCCGCCGACCTGGTTCCCGCCATCAGAAAGCTCACCCTGGACCTCAAGGCGGTTCCCGTTCTCTGTGGCTCCGCCCTGAAGAACAAGGGAATCCAACCGCTGCTCGACGCCATCGTCGATTTTCTTCCTTCTCCCCTGGACGTTCCGCCCATCGAAGGCAGAGCTCCGGTCACCCACGCCGTCGAGCGCAGATCGAGCAGTGAGACGGAACCTTTTGCGGCGCTTGCCTTCAAGATCCAGATGGACCAGGGACGCAAGCTGACGTACGCCAGGATCTATTCGGGGCGGCTGCAGGTGGGAGACGACGTTCTCAACGTTTCCAAAGGAACGCGAGAGAAGGTCTCCCGGATATTTCAGATGCACGCCAACAAGCGCGACCGGCTGGAAAAGACCGGAGCGGGCAACATCGTCGTTCTCATGGGTCTCAAGTCCGCCGGCACCGGCGATTCCCTGTGCGACCCGGCGCATCCCGTCCTGCTCGAACCCGTCAATGTGTATGAGCCCGTGATTTCCATCGCCGTGGAGGCCCAAAGCAGAGCCGACCAGGAAAAGCTCCTGGACAGCCTGGCCAAGCTCTCGGAGGAGGATCCGACGTTTCGCTTTCAGGAGAATCCGGACACCGGGCAGACCATTATCAGCGGGATGGGGGAACTGCACCTGGAGATCGTGCTCACGAGGCTCGACCGGGACTTTAATGTGGAAGTCAACGCGGGCAAGCCGCAGGTGGTTTACCGGGAAACCATATCCCGGGAAGCGGAGGCGCAGGCCGTATTCGATCGCGAAATCGGCGGCGTGCGGCACTACGGCGTGGTCGACATCCACCTGGCGCCTCGCCGGAGAGGCCAGGGGAACACCACTCTGGTCAAAGTCAGGGATGCTTCCATTCCGGAGGTCTTCTTCCCGGCCATGGAACAGGGAGTTCAAGATGCACTGAGCAGCGGCCCGCAGCTCGGCTATCCCGTGGTTGATGTGGAAGCGGTGATTTTCGGCGGCGCGTTTCAGGACGGCGTTTCCAGCGAACTGGCGTTCCGGGTGGCCGCATCCATGGCCTTCAAGAAAGCGTGCGAACAGGCTTCCCCGACGTTGCTCGAACCATTCATGGCAGTGGAAATCCTGGTTCCCGAGGAGTTCCTCGGCGAGGTGCTCGGCGACATCAATCTGCGCAGAGGCCGCGTGGAAAACATCTCCATCCGCAAAGCCATTCAGGTCGTGCAGGCCGTGGTGCCCCTTTCACGGATGTTCGGCTATTCCACCGCCCTGCGGTCGGCAACCCAGGGCCGGGCCACCTTCACCATGCACTTCTCGCACTACGACGTGGCATCCCAGGGATAG
- the rpsU gene encoding 30S ribosomal protein S21, whose translation MSESETRENIEKKIRKLRKDFQKNVQPVLRRHNYYLSKGERRRIKKKKAIKRIQRRERRLMRSA comes from the coding sequence ATGTCGGAGTCCGAAACCAGAGAGAACATCGAGAAGAAAATACGCAAGCTCCGCAAAGATTTCCAAAAGAACGTCCAACCCGTGTTGCGTCGCCACAACTACTATCTCTCCAAGGGAGAACGTCGCCGCATCAAGAAGAAGAAAGCGATCAAGCGCATCCAGCGGCGGGAACGCAGGTTGATGCGATCGGCATGA
- a CDS encoding potassium channel family protein, translating to MQNVWFATTGHRVAILGVLSVFLVLFGTSGYVFIEHYTFLDALYMTVITLSTVGFTEVRPLTDHGRTFTMVLILMGASFVAFNLAYFSQLLLDGNLLELYRRRKLKKQLDQLNNHYIVCGYGQMGQIVVQELRHYGVPVVVLENDEAVLGKIAEKGIPHLAADATEEEALVAAGIGRAKGLVATVSRDTENVFIVLTARDLNRDILIYARASTPGTDKRLLKAGADRVVAPFALGGIRLAHNILRPTVIDFLDLALSAEGMELSMEELCIPEGAQIAGKDLVHSGIRSRYNLIVVGIKRSDGTMIYNPSPKEVLQSGDILISIGPQVNLEKFATELLGCCPHSALGPCRS from the coding sequence ATGCAGAATGTCTGGTTCGCGACCACGGGCCACCGCGTTGCCATTCTCGGTGTGCTCTCCGTTTTTCTGGTGCTGTTCGGTACTTCCGGCTACGTTTTCATCGAGCACTACACTTTCCTCGATGCTCTGTACATGACCGTCATCACGCTCAGCACCGTCGGATTCACGGAGGTCAGACCCCTTACCGACCACGGCCGCACCTTCACCATGGTGCTCATCCTCATGGGCGCGAGTTTCGTGGCCTTCAACCTTGCGTATTTCAGCCAGCTTCTGTTGGACGGAAACCTGCTGGAACTCTACCGGAGGCGAAAATTGAAGAAACAGCTCGATCAGCTCAATAATCACTACATTGTATGCGGATACGGGCAGATGGGACAAATCGTCGTCCAGGAGCTGCGGCACTACGGTGTGCCCGTGGTGGTACTCGAAAACGATGAAGCCGTCCTCGGGAAGATTGCCGAGAAGGGAATTCCCCACCTGGCCGCCGACGCCACCGAGGAGGAGGCTCTCGTTGCCGCCGGCATCGGCAGGGCAAAGGGTCTGGTGGCAACGGTGAGCCGGGATACGGAGAATGTTTTCATCGTCCTGACCGCCCGGGACCTCAACAGGGATATCCTCATCTACGCCAGGGCGAGCACGCCCGGAACCGACAAGCGTCTTCTCAAAGCCGGGGCCGACCGCGTCGTCGCTCCTTTTGCCCTGGGCGGTATCCGGCTTGCACACAACATCCTGAGACCCACGGTCATCGATTTTCTGGACCTCGCCTTGTCCGCCGAAGGCATGGAGCTGAGCATGGAGGAATTGTGCATTCCGGAAGGAGCGCAGATCGCGGGCAAGGACCTCGTGCATTCGGGAATCCGCAGCCGGTATAACCTCATCGTGGTCGGCATCAAGCGCAGCGACGGGACGATGATCTACAATCCTTCCCCAAAGGAAGTGTTGCAGTCCGGCGACATCCTGATCTCCATCGGACCCCAGGTAAACCTCGAAAAGTTTGCAACGGAACTGCTGGGCTGTTGTCCCCACTCGGCGCTCGGACCTTGCCGGTCCTGA
- the sat gene encoding sulfate adenylyltransferase → MSKLVPPHGKEKKLKPLLLEGAALAAEKEKAKTLKVVPMTSREASDLIMLGIGAFTPLDGFMGYADWKGVCDKYTMADGVFWPIPITLSADKAVADSIGKNEEVALLDVENNEILGTMKVTEKYTIDKEHECKSVFWTNDAAGHPGVAKVMAQKEVNLAGPVKVISESFYPTQFKNVYQRPAEARKLFDEKGWRRVAALQLRNPMHRSHEFLAKIAVEVMDGLYIHQLVGKLKEGDIPADVRVKAIDVLVENYFVKDTVIQGGYPAEMRYAGPREALLHAVFRQNYGCSHLIVGRDHAGVGDYYGPFDAQKIFDDIPEGALLLQPLKIDWTFHCFKCGGMASMRTCPHGKADRLLLSGTMVRKTLSEGGELPKEFSRPEVVKVLQEYYAGLEEKVEIKLHGAATGDVKKK, encoded by the coding sequence ATGTCCAAGTTAGTTCCCCCCCATGGAAAAGAGAAGAAGCTGAAACCGTTGCTGTTGGAAGGTGCTGCACTGGCCGCTGAGAAGGAAAAAGCCAAGACCCTGAAGGTGGTCCCCATGACGAGCCGCGAAGCTTCGGACCTCATCATGCTGGGCATCGGCGCTTTTACGCCTCTGGACGGATTCATGGGGTATGCGGACTGGAAGGGAGTTTGCGATAAGTACACCATGGCCGACGGCGTTTTCTGGCCAATCCCGATCACCCTCTCCGCGGACAAGGCCGTCGCCGACAGCATCGGCAAGAATGAGGAAGTTGCCCTCCTCGACGTCGAGAACAACGAGATCCTCGGCACGATGAAGGTCACGGAGAAGTACACCATCGACAAGGAACACGAGTGCAAGTCGGTGTTCTGGACCAACGACGCCGCCGGGCATCCCGGTGTGGCGAAGGTCATGGCGCAGAAGGAAGTCAACCTTGCCGGCCCGGTCAAGGTCATCAGCGAGAGCTTCTACCCCACCCAGTTCAAGAACGTTTATCAGCGGCCCGCGGAAGCGAGGAAGCTTTTTGACGAGAAGGGCTGGAGGCGGGTCGCCGCGCTGCAGCTGCGCAATCCGATGCACCGCAGCCACGAATTCCTGGCCAAGATCGCGGTCGAAGTCATGGATGGTCTCTACATTCACCAGTTGGTGGGAAAGCTCAAGGAAGGCGATATTCCCGCCGACGTTCGTGTGAAGGCCATTGATGTCCTCGTCGAAAACTATTTCGTGAAGGACACCGTCATCCAGGGCGGATATCCCGCCGAGATGCGGTATGCCGGCCCCCGCGAAGCTCTGCTCCACGCCGTTTTCCGCCAGAACTACGGCTGCAGCCACCTCATCGTTGGCCGCGACCACGCCGGTGTGGGCGACTATTACGGTCCCTTCGATGCACAGAAGATTTTCGACGACATTCCCGAAGGGGCACTCCTGCTGCAACCGCTCAAGATCGACTGGACTTTCCACTGCTTCAAATGCGGCGGAATGGCCTCCATGAGAACCTGCCCGCACGGCAAAGCCGACCGCCTGCTTCTTTCCGGCACCATGGTCCGCAAGACCCTCTCCGAAGGCGGAGAACTCCCCAAAGAATTTTCAAGACCCGAAGTTGTCAAAGTATTGCAGGAATACTATGCCGGCCTGGAAGAAAAGGTCGAGATCAAGCTGCATGGCGCTGCCACCGGCGATGTGAAGAAAAAATAG